Genomic DNA from Roseburia intestinalis L1-82:
TGTGATTCCAAAAGAGGCATTTGAAAAATGAAAAATCATTTTTCAAATGCCTCTTTTCCTTCTTCCTGATACCATCCCTCTCCTGCTGTGCAGATCAAAAGCTGTCCACCGCCTTTTGCTGCGTGGTGAATGTGCCAGTTATTACGGCATCCCGGTTCAAATGTCACATTTGCCATAAATACAGCACAGTTCTTCGGATCTGTCAGTGGATTCAGATAAGAATTACCGATAAAATACTGTGCAAATCCTGTATTCTCCGCACCCGTTCCAAATACGTTCCGTTTTTCAAATTCTTCTCTACTTATAGTCTTCATAATTGTATTGCTCCTTTCCGTTGACGGATTCTATCATCTGCTTCCCCATCGGAAGTACTTATAAATTCTACAACTTGAAGTGCACTATAAGTCAAGAAATTTCTGCTAGTTTGTAAATTTTACAGCCGTACCATATGCAATGACTTCTGCTGCCCCCTGCATAACTGCAGAAGATGCATAACGGATATTTACAACCGCATCAGCACCTAAGCTCTCTGCCTCTTCCACCATGCGCTTTGTTGCAAGTGCTCTAGCCTCATTCATCATTTCATTGTATGCCTTTAACTCTCCGCCAACTAATGTTTTGAAACTCTGTGTAATATCTT
This window encodes:
- a CDS encoding cupin domain-containing protein, translated to MKTISREEFEKRNVFGTGAENTGFAQYFIGNSYLNPLTDPKNCAVFMANVTFEPGCRNNWHIHHAAKGGGQLLICTAGEGWYQEEGKEAFEK
- a CDS encoding YbjQ family protein, coding for MILVNTDYISGKNLEMLGLVKGSTIQSKNIGKDITQSFKTLVGGELKAYNEMMNEARALATKRMVEEAESLGADAVVNIRYASSAVMQGAAEVIAYGTAVKFTN